One region of Wolbachia endosymbiont of Drosophila innubila genomic DNA includes:
- a CDS encoding amino acid ABC transporter ATP-binding protein, with product MIKMHNVCKLFNNVPVLNNINLIIEQSIVGLAGPSGSGKSTLLRCIQKLEVLDSGSIECNDSTGFVFQDFQLFSHMTVWENLTYAPKLKNKTQDQSDSLLESLGIASKKNDYPSNLSGGQKQRVALARSLMMNPRILLCDEPTSGLDVATIVDVVELLQSVRDMGITMIIASHNLDFLTKISDRIILLKNGKIIVDINPKEIDEPTNYLKNNY from the coding sequence ATGATAAAAATGCATAATGTTTGTAAATTATTTAATAATGTTCCAGTACTTAATAATATTAACCTGATTATAGAGCAATCTATAGTTGGTCTTGCTGGTCCTTCTGGTAGTGGTAAATCAACATTGTTACGTTGTATACAAAAACTCGAAGTTTTAGATTCTGGTAGCATTGAATGCAATGATAGTACTGGTTTTGTATTTCAGGATTTTCAACTTTTCTCACATATGACTGTCTGGGAAAATCTTACATATGCTCCCAAACTTAAAAACAAAACTCAGGATCAAAGTGATTCACTACTTGAGTCTTTGGGTATTGCCTCTAAAAAAAATGATTACCCTAGTAATCTATCCGGTGGGCAAAAACAGCGGGTTGCGCTTGCCAGAAGCTTAATGATGAATCCAAGGATTCTATTATGCGATGAGCCAACGTCTGGTTTAGATGTAGCAACAATAGTCGACGTTGTGGAACTACTACAATCAGTTAGAGATATGGGTATTACTATGATTATCGCTTCTCACAATTTGGATTTTTTAACAAAAATATCAGATCGGATTATTCTGTTAAAAAACGGAAAAATAATTGTAGATATCAATCCTAAAGAAATTGATGAACCAACAAATTATTTAAAAAATAATTATTAA
- a CDS encoding amino acid ABC transporter permease, which produces MQELISNFLFVGTGLAFTLKLLIGGLLLGVSLGGLLSVLRYNKICIPLINGIISVIRGTPLILQLSVVYFMTPTIAGIKLNIFSAGIIAFGLNSCAYIAEILRAGIETISKNQFEAAKTLQIPSFYMWRDIILPQVIKNILPAMINEIIALLKETALISTIGGVDIMRSAQMLAAEQFTYFIPLCLAGAYYYALVLLIEYIGKKIEQKGIYDKNA; this is translated from the coding sequence ATGCAGGAATTAATTTCTAATTTCTTGTTTGTTGGAACAGGCCTTGCCTTTACTTTAAAATTATTGATTGGAGGACTGCTTTTAGGTGTGAGTCTAGGGGGATTATTGTCAGTACTCAGATATAATAAGATCTGTATTCCATTAATTAATGGAATTATATCTGTAATACGTGGCACCCCCCTTATATTACAGTTAAGTGTTGTTTATTTTATGACCCCAACCATTGCAGGAATTAAATTAAACATATTTAGTGCTGGCATTATAGCATTTGGTCTAAATAGCTGTGCTTATATTGCTGAGATTTTACGAGCTGGTATTGAAACTATATCAAAAAACCAGTTTGAAGCAGCTAAAACTTTACAAATACCTAGTTTCTATATGTGGAGAGATATTATATTACCACAAGTTATTAAAAATATTCTTCCTGCAATGATAAATGAGATCATTGCACTCCTTAAAGAAACGGCATTAATCTCTACTATTGGTGGTGTTGATATTATGCGCTCTGCGCAAATGCTTGCAGCAGAACAATTTACTTATTTTATACCACTTTGTCTTGCTGGGGCTTATTATTACGCTCTTGTATTACTAATTGAATATATAGGCAAAAAGATTGAACAGAAAGGTATATATGATAAAAATGCATAA
- a CDS encoding ABC transporter substrate-binding protein: MKKYILNATIVISILLTGCKENKHDNIIRFAISADYPPFEYYENGKFTGFDIELAQLVAKELGKEAIFKDMQFSAIFAALQSNSVDAAISTIGSTEEREKNFDFSNSYYTGEFGILYHKNKPIAGINNLTHKKIAVQLGTVMEIWLKEHVPTTAQIIAIDNNNQAVETLKSGHVDGVLIDEFQGKVFSKKNPGLSWSATAKLDGGYVIAVNKGSALKDKINEALKSLESKGVIQKIAEKWLGDN; this comes from the coding sequence ATGAAAAAATATATTTTAAATGCTACTATAGTGATAAGTATTCTATTAACAGGATGCAAGGAAAATAAACACGATAATATCATTAGATTTGCAATTTCTGCAGATTATCCACCTTTTGAATATTATGAAAATGGTAAATTTACTGGCTTTGACATTGAGCTTGCTCAATTAGTAGCAAAAGAGTTAGGTAAAGAAGCGATATTTAAAGATATGCAGTTTAGTGCTATATTTGCAGCATTGCAAAGTAATTCTGTAGATGCTGCTATATCTACTATTGGTAGCACAGAAGAGCGTGAAAAAAATTTTGATTTTTCAAATAGTTATTATACAGGGGAATTTGGTATTCTATATCACAAAAATAAACCCATAGCCGGTATAAACAACTTAACTCACAAGAAGATAGCCGTTCAACTAGGAACTGTCATGGAAATTTGGCTAAAAGAGCATGTTCCTACAACAGCTCAAATTATTGCTATAGACAATAATAATCAAGCTGTAGAAACATTAAAGTCTGGTCATGTTGATGGCGTCCTAATTGATGAATTCCAAGGTAAAGTATTTAGCAAAAAAAATCCTGGTCTATCATGGTCAGCCACTGCCAAGTTAGATGGTGGTTATGTTATTGCTGTGAATAAAGGATCTGCTTTAAAGGATAAAATAAACGAGGCATTAAAAAGTTTAGAAAGTAAAGGTGTAATACAAAAAATAGCAGAAAAATGGCTAGGAGATAACTGA